One Polaribacter sp. SA4-12 genomic window carries:
- the recJ gene encoding single-stranded-DNA-specific exonuclease RecJ, whose translation MRWTIKPHPEKEKVEKLAKELQVDKTIAQVLCQRGVETFDDAKNYFRPSLDEIHDPFLMKDMNLAVARIETAIANNENILVFGDYDVDGTTAVSLVSSYLKTIHPNIATYIPDRYAEGYGVSYMGIDFAHDNDFSLIIALDCGIKAIEKVAYATEKNVDFIICDHHKPGPEIPKAVAVLNAKQEDCKYPFDELCGCGVGFKLIQALGVSRNQTIEDFVPYLDLVATAIAADIVPMNGENRTLAYYGLQVINESPRNGIKAIIHQTKKSELTITDVVFTIAPRINAAGRMKHGNYAVELLTEMDFDSAIEFAAAIEIFNADRKDLDKKITDQALIQIIDNEEEHDYSSVVYQEDWHKGVIGIVASRLIEKYYRPTLVFTKSGDKLAASARSVKGFDVYNALHECEEFIEQFGGHKYAAGLTLLPENYENFKKKFEEVVERTIDKELLIPEISIDAEIDLSEITPKFFRIIQLMAPFGPMNMRPTFKSTCVRDNGYGKQVGADKTHLKLNVFQGDNKRTFNSIGFGLGDKMEFVKNDFDIVYGLDENEWNGRKTIQLLLKDLK comes from the coding sequence ATGAGATGGACGATAAAACCACATCCAGAAAAAGAAAAAGTAGAAAAATTAGCGAAAGAACTTCAGGTTGATAAAACAATAGCTCAGGTTCTTTGTCAAAGAGGAGTTGAAACATTTGATGACGCAAAGAATTATTTTCGTCCGAGTTTAGACGAGATTCATGATCCGTTTTTAATGAAAGATATGAATCTTGCTGTTGCTAGAATTGAAACTGCAATTGCTAACAACGAAAATATTTTAGTTTTTGGTGATTATGATGTAGATGGTACCACTGCTGTTTCTCTTGTTTCTTCGTATTTAAAAACGATTCACCCAAATATTGCAACTTATATTCCTGATAGATATGCTGAAGGTTATGGTGTTTCTTATATGGGAATCGATTTTGCGCATGACAATGATTTCTCATTAATTATTGCGCTAGATTGTGGAATTAAAGCAATTGAAAAGGTTGCTTATGCAACAGAAAAGAATGTCGATTTTATTATTTGCGATCACCACAAACCAGGACCAGAAATTCCAAAAGCAGTTGCTGTTTTAAATGCAAAACAAGAAGATTGTAAGTATCCTTTTGATGAACTTTGTGGTTGTGGTGTTGGTTTTAAACTGATTCAAGCTTTAGGTGTTTCAAGAAATCAAACTATTGAAGATTTTGTTCCGTATTTAGATTTGGTGGCGACTGCAATTGCTGCGGATATTGTACCAATGAATGGCGAAAACAGAACACTTGCTTATTATGGTTTGCAGGTAATTAACGAAAGTCCAAGAAACGGAATAAAAGCAATTATTCATCAAACTAAAAAATCTGAATTAACCATTACCGATGTTGTTTTTACAATTGCACCAAGAATAAATGCTGCAGGAAGAATGAAACACGGAAATTATGCTGTGGAATTGTTAACCGAAATGGATTTTGATTCGGCTATAGAATTTGCTGCTGCTATAGAAATTTTTAATGCAGATAGAAAAGATTTAGATAAGAAAATTACAGACCAAGCTTTAATTCAAATTATTGATAATGAAGAAGAACACGATTATTCTTCTGTTGTTTATCAAGAAGATTGGCACAAAGGTGTTATTGGTATTGTTGCTTCTCGTTTAATAGAAAAATATTACAGACCAACCTTAGTTTTTACTAAAAGTGGCGATAAATTAGCTGCTTCTGCTCGTTCCGTAAAAGGTTTTGATGTCTATAATGCTTTGCACGAATGTGAAGAATTTATAGAGCAATTTGGTGGACATAAATATGCGGCAGGTTTAACTTTGTTGCCAGAAAACTATGAGAACTTTAAAAAGAAGTTCGAAGAAGTTGTAGAAAGAACCATTGATAAAGAATTACTAATTCCAGAAATTTCTATAGATGCAGAAATAGATTTATCAGAAATTACACCTAAGTTTTTTAGAATTATTCAATTAATGGCGCCTTTTGGACCAATGAATATGAGACCTACTTTTAAATCTACTTGTGTTAGAGATAATGGCTATGGAAAACAAGTTGGTGCAGATAAAACGCATTTAAAATTAAATGTTTTTCAGGGTGATAATAAAAGAACCTTTAACTCAATCGGTTTTGGTTTGGGTGATAAAATGGAATTTGTTAAAAATGATTTTGATATTGTTTATGGTTTAGACGAAAATGAATGGAATGGTAGAAAAACGATACAATTGTTGTTGAAGGATTTGAAGTAA
- a CDS encoding Ig-like domain-containing protein → MNKSLKLKKTFISLFFFMATSFFFGQVDEPPVVIAEGNQAFCIGNPINIVTNFSITDGDDTTVDSFFIQISSGYQVNFDRLELTGSYPTINSQWNNIQGKLSLTSSISGTEILLTDIENAVKSIVFSTTSNNITTKKTFSLTIDNANYLPVTDHFYQFISSPSITWADAKIAAEGKTYYGRQGYLATLTSEEEANFAGEQASGAGWIGGSDEETEGVWKWVTGPETGTVFWNGQVNGSTPNYANWNNNEPNDFKGNNPDGEHYAHITDPSIGNRGAWNDLPNEGGTDLYIAKGYVVEYGTTTDLPLKIAASTSIYIPQITATTSATICESGIATISATASEGTILWFDAMVGGTQLFPSGNSFTTPILNSSKTYYASTSVNGCISLDRTAIEVVVNQKPTITSITEDLICSGSATLSATSSAGKINWYDSLTSTTPLFTGNTYQTLPITTTTTYYIEANIDNCISSSRVEVIAEVNSTVPEFDLVKDAYFLCTDTGSVTLETTNSLDNYSYVWKKENVIISGSLATNNATSSGNYTVKAISLAGCESVEKQIIVSNSNIATITNDDVLLVEDSDNNSIQVINDNLGIGEYEFSLDDEFGIYKDAGFFEKISAGMHTLFVNDKNNCGITTYKFSILAFPKYFTPNGDGENDVWKINGFNSDSFTIAEISIYNRFGVLLYQMESSSQGWDGRYQGKILPSNTYWFRVILSDVNGRKIEKTGSIGLIRK, encoded by the coding sequence ATGAATAAATCTCTTAAACTAAAAAAAACATTTATTTCCCTTTTCTTTTTCATGGCAACCTCCTTTTTCTTCGGACAAGTAGATGAGCCTCCTGTTGTTATTGCTGAAGGAAATCAAGCGTTTTGTATAGGAAACCCTATAAATATAGTTACCAATTTTTCTATTACTGATGGAGATGACACTACAGTTGATTCCTTTTTTATTCAAATTTCATCAGGTTATCAAGTAAATTTTGATCGTTTGGAATTGACAGGAAGTTACCCTACTATTAATTCTCAATGGAATAACATTCAAGGAAAACTTTCTTTGACTTCCTCTATTAGTGGTACAGAAATTCTTCTTACTGATATAGAGAATGCTGTAAAATCGATTGTTTTCTCTACAACATCTAACAATATTACAACCAAAAAAACTTTTTCTTTAACTATTGATAATGCTAATTATTTACCAGTAACTGATCATTTTTATCAATTTATTTCTTCTCCTAGTATCACTTGGGCAGACGCAAAAATAGCAGCAGAAGGTAAAACGTATTATGGAAGACAAGGATATTTAGCCACATTAACTAGTGAAGAAGAAGCTAATTTTGCAGGTGAACAAGCTTCTGGCGCTGGCTGGATTGGTGGAAGTGACGAAGAAACTGAGGGAGTTTGGAAATGGGTAACTGGCCCTGAAACTGGTACAGTTTTTTGGAACGGACAAGTTAACGGTTCTACTCCAAATTATGCAAATTGGAATAATAACGAACCTAATGATTTTAAAGGAAATAATCCTGATGGAGAACATTATGCACATATTACAGACCCTTCAATAGGAAATCGTGGAGCCTGGAATGATTTACCTAATGAAGGGGGAACAGATTTATATATAGCAAAAGGTTATGTTGTAGAATATGGAACAACGACTGACCTACCATTAAAAATTGCCGCAAGTACAAGTATTTATATTCCTCAAATAACAGCAACAACATCTGCAACAATTTGCGAATCTGGAATTGCAACAATTAGTGCAACTGCAAGTGAAGGAACTATTTTGTGGTTTGACGCTATGGTTGGAGGCACTCAATTATTTCCTTCTGGTAATAGTTTTACAACTCCAATATTAAATTCATCAAAAACATATTATGCTTCCACTTCTGTAAATGGGTGCATTAGTTTAGACAGAACAGCTATAGAAGTTGTTGTGAATCAGAAACCAACGATTACTAGTATTACTGAAGACTTAATTTGCTCTGGAAGTGCAACTTTAAGCGCAACCTCATCAGCAGGAAAAATAAACTGGTATGATTCTTTAACAAGTACAACTCCACTTTTTACAGGAAATACGTATCAAACACTACCAATAACTACTACAACTACATATTATATTGAAGCGAACATTGATAATTGTATTTCTTCTTCTAGAGTAGAAGTTATTGCAGAAGTTAATAGTACAGTTCCTGAATTTGATTTAGTTAAAGATGCTTATTTTTTGTGTACAGATACTGGTTCTGTTACACTAGAAACAACAAACTCCTTAGATAACTATAGTTACGTTTGGAAAAAAGAAAATGTAATTATATCTGGTAGTTTAGCAACAAATAATGCGACTAGTTCTGGAAATTACACTGTAAAAGCAATATCTTTAGCAGGTTGTGAATCTGTAGAAAAACAAATTATTGTTAGCAATTCCAATATAGCAACTATTACAAACGACGATGTACTATTAGTTGAAGATTCTGATAACAATTCGATCCAGGTAATTAATGATAATTTAGGAATTGGTGAGTATGAATTTTCGTTGGATGATGAATTTGGTATCTATAAAGATGCTGGTTTTTTTGAAAAAATATCAGCAGGAATGCATACTTTATTTGTTAACGACAAAAATAATTGTGGTATAACTACTTATAAATTTTCGATATTAGCATTTCCAAAATATTTTACACCAAATGGAGATGGAGAAAATGATGTTTGGAAAATTAATGGATTTAATAGTGACTCATTTACAATTGCAGAAATTTCTATTTACAACAGATTTGGGGTTTTATTGTATCAAATGGAATCCTCTTCTCAAGGTTGGGATGGAAGATATCAAGGTAAAATACTACCATCAAACACGTATTGGTTTAGAGTAATTTTAAGTGATGTAAATGGTCGAAAAATAGAAAAAACAGGAAGTATTGGTTTAATAAGAAAATAA
- a CDS encoding OsmC family protein: MATNLVTTTWKENMQFESDNPSGISLTMDAGEESGGEGKGYRPKALMLSSLAGCSGLDVVSLLKKMHAEVAEFRIDVTAELTDEHPKFYNKVKVDYHFSDSELQPKKIQKAVNLSVTKYCGVMEMFRQFAEVEIEIFLHEL; the protein is encoded by the coding sequence ATGGCTACAAATCTTGTAACAACTACCTGGAAAGAAAATATGCAGTTCGAATCTGACAATCCTAGTGGGATTTCTCTAACAATGGATGCAGGAGAAGAAAGTGGAGGAGAAGGAAAAGGTTACAGACCAAAAGCATTAATGTTATCGTCTTTAGCAGGTTGTTCTGGTTTAGATGTAGTTTCTTTATTGAAGAAAATGCATGCTGAGGTTGCAGAATTTAGAATTGACGTTACTGCAGAATTAACAGATGAGCATCCTAAGTTTTACAACAAAGTAAAAGTTGACTATCATTTTTCTGATAGCGAATTACAACCAAAAAAAATACAAAAAGCAGTTAATTTATCTGTCACAAAATACTGTGGTGTGATGGAAATGTTTCGTCAATTTGCTGAGGTTGAAATTGAAATTTTCTTACACGAATTATAG
- a CDS encoding helix-turn-helix domain-containing protein, giving the protein MSKNPELELALQFIDKTDRNIFVTGKAGTGKTTFLHQIKRESLKRMVIVAPTGVAAINAKGVTIHSFFQMPFGPILPNQIANTTNAQRKFNKTKIDIIKSLDLIIIDEISMVRADLLDGIDQVMRRYKNRNKVFGGAQILMIGDLQQLAPVVRPNEWSLLQQHYNTVYFFSSKAYQEANVVSIELKHIYRQKNEDFITILNEIRNDNLSEKSAKILNSRYAPSFSPTKDDGYITLTTHNNRANLINNSELNKITNKSRFFNAEISGKFNENSYPNAAKLELKIGAQVMFIKNDSSSDKRYYNGKIGIITDISQQSVTVQCAGEIDEIVTEQETWSNINYSINDETKEIKEDLIGAFSQIPLRLAWAITIHKSQGLTFERAIIDAEASFAHGQTYVALSRCTSLEGLVLKTPITSSAIINDKTVSVFNESVEENHPDESILNESEKHFQLNLISELLDYQPFLYPISRMIDIFYKNQTSIKGDVIDHLQTIKDDGVVALMKVSNGFKNQLAQISEDNILPESSSSIQERFTKAVDYFVTQTKGNILKPLNAISFSTDNKTVKKDFSKQFDSIQEKLMEKLFALQKMTNGFKVEEYLQVRAKAVLQKTAPTKKKTVASKRDPILAIKLRELRDEIRIEQSIPAFQIFTQETLYAMCDSLPRTEKDLLNTVGMGKTRVAKYGEQILEVINTYCKANGINQFNEQKKEDKKPTKQISLELFKSGLSVKEVAKERSLTPGTIESHLASFIPSGDVDILELIDIKRYKKLINAIEDTKFKSLTELKEKVDKSFSFMELRMVLLSMEN; this is encoded by the coding sequence ATGTCAAAAAATCCTGAATTAGAACTTGCCCTACAATTTATTGACAAGACAGATAGAAATATTTTTGTCACAGGAAAAGCAGGTACAGGAAAAACTACTTTTTTACATCAAATTAAAAGAGAATCTTTAAAGAGAATGGTTATTGTAGCACCAACAGGTGTTGCTGCAATTAACGCAAAAGGAGTTACTATTCATTCTTTTTTTCAAATGCCCTTTGGTCCTATTTTACCCAACCAAATTGCAAATACGACAAATGCACAACGTAAGTTTAATAAGACGAAGATTGATATTATAAAATCGTTAGATTTAATAATTATTGATGAAATCTCAATGGTTCGTGCAGATTTATTAGACGGAATAGATCAAGTTATGCGTCGTTATAAAAACCGAAATAAAGTTTTTGGTGGCGCTCAAATTTTAATGATTGGAGATTTACAACAATTAGCACCGGTTGTTAGACCAAACGAATGGAGTTTATTACAACAACATTACAATACCGTTTATTTTTTCAGTTCTAAAGCATATCAAGAAGCAAATGTAGTTTCTATAGAATTGAAACATATTTATCGTCAGAAAAACGAAGATTTTATTACCATTCTAAATGAAATCCGAAATGATAATTTATCAGAAAAATCTGCTAAAATATTAAATAGTCGTTATGCGCCTAGCTTCTCTCCTACTAAAGATGATGGTTACATTACATTAACAACGCATAATAATAGAGCCAATTTAATTAACAATTCAGAACTTAATAAAATTACAAATAAAAGTCGTTTTTTTAATGCTGAAATTTCTGGTAAGTTTAATGAAAACTCATATCCAAATGCAGCTAAATTAGAGTTAAAAATTGGTGCACAAGTAATGTTTATTAAAAATGATTCTTCTTCTGATAAAAGATATTACAACGGGAAAATAGGAATTATAACAGACATTTCACAACAAAGTGTTACTGTTCAATGTGCAGGTGAAATTGACGAAATTGTTACAGAACAAGAAACTTGGTCTAATATTAATTACTCAATTAACGACGAAACTAAAGAAATCAAAGAAGATTTGATAGGTGCTTTTTCTCAGATTCCTTTGCGATTGGCTTGGGCAATTACTATTCATAAAAGCCAAGGTTTAACGTTTGAAAGAGCAATTATAGATGCAGAAGCGTCTTTTGCACACGGACAAACGTATGTTGCTTTAAGTAGATGTACTTCTTTAGAAGGTTTGGTTTTAAAAACGCCAATTACAAGTAGTGCAATTATAAATGACAAAACAGTAAGTGTTTTTAACGAAAGTGTCGAAGAAAATCATCCTGATGAAAGTATCTTAAACGAATCTGAGAAACATTTTCAGTTGAATCTAATTTCTGAACTGTTAGATTATCAGCCATTTTTGTATCCAATATCGAGAATGATTGATATTTTTTACAAGAATCAAACAAGTATAAAAGGCGATGTTATAGATCATCTACAAACTATAAAAGATGACGGAGTTGTTGCTTTAATGAAAGTTTCTAACGGATTTAAAAATCAGTTAGCACAAATTTCTGAAGACAATATTTTACCAGAAAGTAGTTCTTCTATTCAAGAACGATTTACAAAAGCAGTCGATTATTTTGTAACACAAACAAAAGGAAATATCTTAAAACCTTTAAATGCAATTTCATTTTCTACGGATAACAAAACAGTAAAAAAAGATTTTTCAAAACAGTTTGACTCTATACAGGAAAAATTAATGGAGAAACTTTTTGCACTCCAAAAAATGACAAATGGTTTTAAAGTAGAAGAATATTTACAGGTAAGAGCAAAAGCCGTTTTACAAAAAACTGCACCTACCAAAAAGAAAACAGTAGCCTCTAAACGCGACCCTATTTTAGCTATAAAATTACGTGAATTACGTGATGAAATTAGAATAGAACAAAGTATACCTGCTTTTCAGATTTTTACACAAGAAACTCTCTATGCGATGTGCGACTCGTTGCCAAGAACAGAAAAAGACCTGCTAAATACTGTTGGAATGGGAAAAACCAGAGTTGCTAAATATGGTGAACAAATCTTAGAGGTAATTAATACATATTGCAAAGCAAACGGAATTAATCAATTTAACGAGCAAAAGAAAGAAGACAAGAAACCAACCAAACAAATTTCTTTAGAGTTGTTTAAATCTGGGCTTTCTGTAAAAGAAGTTGCCAAAGAAAGAAGTTTAACTCCGGGTACAATAGAAAGTCATTTGGCGAGTTTTATTCCTTCTGGAGATGTAGATATTTTAGAATTAATAGACATTAAACGTTACAAAAAGTTGATTAATGCTATCGAGGATACAAAATTTAAAAGCTTAACAGAGTTAAAAGAAAAAGTAGATAAATCCTTCTCTTTTATGGAATTAAGAATGGTTTTACTCTCTATGGAAAATTAA